In the Malaya genurostris strain Urasoe2022 chromosome 1, Malgen_1.1, whole genome shotgun sequence genome, one interval contains:
- the LOC131434138 gene encoding dedicator of cytokinesis protein 1 isoform X1 → MTVWKSVGEMKLLAIAKANYYESDKEHRLELDVGDTVVILQEAASWYYGYNKSRPHIRGIFPKCYVHTVDSRSVRTGSGIGEQLTIVRSEIVEEITTVLREWQHLYRQFYLQTHPDFKAIRLKMLELIRLRSQLLSGNLPVDEMKDIKLKATSEIDTGNKILRLDMVVRDESGNILNIEQTSTTQLYEHHLNAVDRIKRASTSTNKNRIVESMNRHSHNLLLSVHNFVCRLCEDTEILFTLYDGDDMRAITENYVVKWSRQGVAADLDQFNNIKVLFTDLSGNDLSRNRIFLVAYVVRIGAMDGKDTDSRRSSMANSVGSSSAGRSKGQLTSQVSAPASPGIGSMAGVNAATHDQQMRRPFGVATLDLKPIIKRSEDFKSDTQLKMPFIACEKESLDSTLRKLITNKDLGDKSDSAIWISVDILHGDIKQVKEEYPHLVLGNVAFARKMGFPEVIFPGDVRNDLYLTLVAGEFSKGSKSSDKNIEVTAVVCNREGVAIPGVISYGGGGYALNEYKSVIYYHDDKPKWNETYKIDVPIEEFKQCHLRFTFKHRSSNEAKDRTEKPFGLSYVKLMNDDGTTLQHKRHQLLVYKIDHKKFDQETQYNYLQLPTLSEELANISGGKPSVSGFSLASKDSFTIETNLCSTKLTQNVDILGLLNWSSRKEKMEESLNALMNVKGEEVVKFLQDILDALFNILVLNEDPPKYDNLVFKCLLRLIEIVYDLKYQHFQSVLDLYINESFSATLAYEKLINVVQTHIKNAINNVSSERSSSLSIYAVNDNDETLFRTTKYLQYIMKFIIRSRILFSDLNQGKDRELFESMLEDLLESFTELIKYQNDLLKSQGALLKYLHIIASDLMQVYDPIKLSKRIVDIISNVPTGRLNQSKMTCIKDVVDSKLFKLPQCRAILLPMFCRQIKDKLESKEEGDFMFDIRQQEKNLIKAAKVLGESKSQLHTRETTAKTKVAECVNIMNNMLELLFHNEEDIGSTEDDVREIMQILLRTVIQSSIAMDRDNPLVGNLVAIMLGIFRSMRENHYQTYVRSFLTSYDLLDFLMEILLVFKELVSKPVFPVDWLDMIMHQNTVILESLRHFAGVIMEWFFSPFEKQVWSNYFQCSITFLTQPALQLNLFSKTKQSLILSNYRDIRRETAFEIRKMWFNLGEHKIMFVPQLVGPILEMSMIPELELRKASIPIFFDMMQCEYYSSRYVMESYGDTKRNASHIKGNFNDFEKEIIEKLDHYIEGGYGDAEYKDLFYKMMHESCSNHNTLQTPGLQCVNVLTRLMEKLLEYRCLIHDESKENRMACTVSLLQFYSEVNRKEMYIRYVNKLCDLHMEFDNFTEAAYTLKLHSNELYWNDSPLSALLKSSRYLACCTHWTLKEKLYRDIIDLFDRGKMWESAIDMCKELALQYENEIYDYLSLAELYKKMSQFYEKILREKRYESNYYRVAFYGYGFPQFLRNQEFVYRGNEYEDAGSFNTRILSQHPRAELVPTLNPGQEIRQSEGQFIQIVKVDPVSRDLRLGRDKKNIASNIVKFYQSNNVSEFQFSRPIRDSCGGGDDIANTSYERTVLRTTDALPGILRWFPVKSAETVMISPIEMAIESVEAKNRSIRELVLEHQADPNIPIHSLSAIIHGVVDAAVNGGIPIYEDAFLTPEYLIRYPENDQLVAQLKDLIAGQIPLLEVAILVHKMKTPASLLPFHDRLEKCFASIQSSVEEKYGKRTTDIKIDRDSEVTLRRQISALPQVSIDSSRLSETSIGSSDSGISKSQNSRPTTTSSGGFKSTFTNFATNFNTANLTSDFFEFDRLSLSSVKLGSNSGKLITNISNKFGSKIRQTSLGSSPASKSKKDKTLTKRRSSRKMDRDSLTLPVSNSLFYTSPITVASEIGSSCSDRDSAILQSGPSSISTPACSTPTGSLSGFGSLPVVELTEELHPKRPLRSEVEKEKRLSRPPSVVTPTLSVKTLTSVGADSNSIGSADSSSNRNSIITNGSTTSEEDLVPPPLPLKTRDSDYGNLPLNDSALHRRLVAGGSSHYVSCKPLPPVPASTAVVINSSYDVVETRNNHVIVIGAYDDRKRPPTPPPKPARNSKV, encoded by the exons CAAAAGCCAACTACTATGAGTCCGACAAAGAGCACAGACTGGAACTGGACGTGGGCGACACGGTGGTCATTCTACAGGAAGCGGCCAGTTGGTACTACGGATACAACAAAAG TCGACCCCACATCCGCGGGATCTTCCCCAAGTGCTACGTTCACACCGTCGACAGCCGCTCGGTTCGCACGGGAAGTGGAATCGGGGAACAGTTGACGATCGTACGCAGCGAGATCGTCGAAGAGATCACAACCGTTCTGCGGGAGTGGCAGCACCTGTACCGGCAGTTCTACCTTCAAACACATCCCGATTTTAAGGCGATTCGGTTAAAAATGCTGGAACTGATCCGGCTGAGATCGCAACTGCTGTCCGGGAACCTGCCGGTTGATGAGATGAAGGACATCAAGCTGAAGGCTACCTCGGAGATCGACACCGGTAACAAAATTCTCCGGCTGGACATGGTGGTCCGGGACGAAAGCGGCAATATACTGAACATTGAGCAAACCTCGACGACGCAGCTGTACGAACATCATCTGAACGCGGTCGATCGAATAAAGCGGGCAAGT ACTTCAACCAACAAAAATCGCATCGTAGAATCGATGAATCGTCACTCGCACAACCTGCTGCTCTCCGTGCACAATTTCGTGTGTCGGCTGTGCGAGGATACGGAGATTCTGTTTACGCTGTACGATGGGGACGACATGAGGGCAATAACCGAGAACTACGTGGTCAAGTGGAGTCGCCAGGGTGTGGCGGCCGATTTGGACCAGTTCAACAACATCAAGGTGCTGTTTACCGATCTCAGCGGAAACGATCTGAGCCGGAATCGGATATTTTTGGTGGCGTACGTGGTTCGGATTGGTGCCATGGATGGAAAGGATACGGACTCGCGGCGTAGCAGTATGGCCAACTCGGTTGGCAGCTCCAGTGCCGGGCGCAGTAAGGGACAGCTTACCAGTCAGGTAAGTGCTCCGGCTAGCCCAGGAATTGGTTCAATGGCAGGTGTCAACGCAGCCACGCACGATCAACAAATGCGGAGACCGTTTGGAGTCGCTACGCTGGACTTGAAACCGATCATAAAACGTTCGGAAGATTTCAAAAGTGATACCCAACTGAAGATGCCATTCATTGCGTGCGAGAAGGAATCGTTGGACAGCACGTTGCGAAAACTGATCACGAACAAGGATTTGGGTGATAAAAGCGATTCCGCTATTTGGATCAGTGTGGATATTTTGCACGGTGATATCAAACAAGTCAAAGAAGAGTACCCACATCTGGTGCTGGGGAACGTGGCATTTGCTCGGAAGATGGGATTTCCGGAAGTTATTTTCCCCGGGGACGTACGGAACGATCTCTATCTCACACTAGTCGCCGGAGAGTTCTCCAAGGGATCGAAGAGCAGTGATAAAAACATCGAAGTTACGGCAGTGGTTTGCAACCGGGAAGGTGTGGCCATCCCCGGCGTGATCAGTTACGGTGGCGGCGGTTATGCCCTCAACGAGTACAAATCGGTGATCTACTATCACGATGATAAGCCCAAGTGGAACGAGACGTACAAAATCGATGTGCCAATCGAGGAGTTCAAGCAGTGCCATCTGCGGTTCACCTTCAAGCACCGCAGCTCCAACGAGGCAAAGGATCGGACGGAAAAACCGTTCGGTTTGTCCTATGTGAAGCTGATGAATGACGATGGAACCACGTTGCAACACAAGcggcatcagctgctggtgtaCAAAATCGACCATAAAAAGTTCGATCAGGAAACGCAATACAACTATCTGCAGCTTCCGACGTTGTCGGAAGAACTGGCCAACATCAGTGGTGGGAAACCTTCGGTTAGTGGGTTTAGTTTGGCATCGAAAGATAGCTTCACAATCGAAACGAATCTGTGCAGCACCAAGCTGACACAAAATGTCGACATTCTGGGCTTGCTGAATTGGTCCTCGCGGAAAGAGAAAATGGAGGAATCGCTGAATGCTTTGATGAATGTGAAAGGCGAGGAAGTGGTGAAGTTTCTGCAGGACATCTTGGATGCGCTGTTCAACATTCTGGTGCTTAACGAGGATCCCCCGAAGTACGACAATTTGGTGTTCAAGTGTTTGCTACGGTTGATCGAAATTGTGTACGATCTCAAGTACCAACACTTTCAATCGGTGCTGGATCTTTACATCAACGAGAGCTTTTCCGCGACTTTGGCCTATGA AAAACTTATAAACGTAGTTCAAACGCACATAAAAAATGCGATCAACAACGTGAGCAGTGAGCGATCGAGCTCACTAAGCATCTACGCTGTAAACGACAACGACGAAACGCTCTTCCGGACTACGAAGTACCTTCAGTACATCATGAAATTTATCATTCGATCGAGAATCTTATTCTCGGATCTCAACCAGGGCAAGGATCGAGAATTGTTCGAATCGATGCTGGAGGATTTGCTGGAGTCATTCACCGAACTGATCAAGTATCAGAACGACTTGCTGAAGTCGCAGGGTGCTCTGCTAAAGTATCTGCACATCATCGCTTCCGATTTGATGCAGGTATACGATCCGATCAAGCTGAGCAAGCGCATCGTGGATATCATTTCGAACGTTCCCACCGGTCGGCTGAATCAATCGAAAATGACGTGCATCAAAGATGTGGTGGATTCCAAACTATTCAAGTTGCCCCAGTGTAGAGCCATCCTGCTGCCAATGTTCTGCAGGCAGATCAAGGACAAGCTGGAAAGCAAGGAAGAG GGTGACTTCATGTTCGACATCCGGCAGCAGGAGAAGAACCTGATCAAGGCGGCCAAGGTGCTGGGAGAGAGCAAGTCACAGCTGCACACACGCGAAACCACCGCCAAGACGAAG GTAGCCGAGTGTGTGAATATCATGAACAATATGTTGGAATTGTTGTTCCACAACGAAGAGGATATCGGTTCCACCGAGGACGATGTTCGCGAGATCATGCAGATCCTGCTACGTACGGTCATTCAGAGCTCGATCGCAATGGATCGCGATAATCCACTGGTGGGAAATTTGGTCGCCATCATGCTCGGTATCTTCCGCAGTATGAGGGAGAACCACTACCAAACGTACGTGCGAAGTTTCCTCACCAGTTACGATCTGCTCGACTTTCTGATGGAGATTCTGTTGGTGTTCAAGGAGTTGGTGTCGAAACCGGTCTTTCCGGTGGACTGGCTGGATATGATCATGCACCAGAATACTGTGATACTGGAGAGCTTACGGCATTTTGCCGGAGTGAttatggagtggttcttttcgCCGTTCGAGAAGCAAGTCTGGTcgaattatttccagtgctcgATCACATTCCTGACGCAGCCGGCACTGCAGTTGAATCTGTTCAGCAAAACAAAGCAGTCGTTGATTCTGAGCAACTATCGGGACATTCGTCGGGAGACGGCATTCGAGATCAGAAAAATGTGGTTCAATTTGGGGGAGCACAAGATCATGTTTGTGCCGCAGTTGGTGGGTCCAATCCTGGAGATGAGCATGATTCCGGAGTTGGAGTTGAGGAAGGCTTCCATTCCGATCTTTTTCGATATGATGCAGTGCGAGTACTACAGCTCGCGGTACGTGATGGAGAGCTACGGAGATACGAAGAGGAATGCCAGTCACATTAAGGGTAATTTCAACGATTTCGAAAAGGAGATCATCGAAAAACTTGATCACTACATCGAGGGTGGTTACGGGGATGCTGAGTACAAGGATCTATTCTACAAAATGATGCACGAATCTTGCAGTAATCACAACACCCTTCAAACTCCTGGACTACAGTGCGTTAACGTGTTGACTCGATTGATGGAGAAACTGCTGGAGTATCGGTGTCTAATCCATGATGAAAGCAAAGAAAATCGCATGGCTTGTACGGTTAGCTTACTGCAGTTCTATTCCGAAGTAAATCGTAAGGAAATGTACATCCGGTACGTGAACAAACTGTGCGATCTGCACATGGAATTCGATAACTTTACGGAAGCTGCCTACACCCTCAAACTTCACAGCAATGAACTGTACTGGAATGACTCTCCTCTGTCTGCTCTGTTGAAATCCAGTCGCTATCTGGCCTGCTGCACTCATTGGACACTCAAGGAAAAGTTGTACCGAGACATTATAGATCTGTTCGATCGTGGAAAAATGTGGGAGTCAGCAATCGACATGTGCAAGGAGCTAGCGCTGCAGTATGAAAACGAAATCTACGACTATCTGAGTTTGGCCGAACTGTACAAAAAGATGTCCCAGTTCTACGAGAAGATTCTCCGGGAGAAACGCTACGAATCCAATTACTACCGGGTAGCCTTCTACGGCTATGGATTTCCGCAGTTTTTGCGCAACCAAGAGTTCGTATATCGTGGCAACGAGTACGAGGACGCCGGATCCTTCAACACCCGTATCCTAAGTCAGCATCCAAGGGCGGAGCTGGTCCCGACCCTGAATCCGGGTCAGGAAATTCGACAAAGCGAAGGTCAGTTTATCCAGATCGTGAAGGTTGACCCGGTAAGTCGTGATCTTCGGCTTGGCAGGGACAAGAAAAACATTGCGTCTAACATCGTGAAGTTCTACCAGTCGAACAACGTGAGCGAGTTTCAGTTTTCCCGACCGATCCGAGATTCGTGCGGAGGAGGCGATGACATCGCCAACACTTCGTACGAACGTACAGTATTGCGCACGACTGATGCCCTGCCCGGCATTCTACGCTGGTTCCCAGTGAAGTCCGCCGAAACGGTGATG aTCTCCCCAATTGAGATGGCGATCGAATCGGTGGAGGCAAAGAACCGCAGTATTCGCGAGCTGGTGTTGGAGCATCAGGCCGATCCGAACATTCCGATCCACTCACTGAGTGCGATCATTCACGGTGTGGTCGATGCGGCCGTCAACGGCGGTATTCCGATCTACGAAGATGCGTTCCTAACACCGGAATATCTGATCCGGTATCCGGAGAACGATCAGCTTGTGGCACAGCTGAAGGATTTGATTGCTGGACAAATTCCACTGCTGGAGGTGGCCATCCTGGTGCACAAAATGAAAACACCGGCCAGTTTGCTGCCGTTCCACGATCGGCTGGAGAAATGCTTTGCCAGTATTCAGTCCAGCGTGGAAGAGAAATACGGTAAGCGTACGACCGACATCAAGATCGATCGCGACAGTGAGGTAACGCTGCGAAGGCAGATCTCGGCACTGCCTCAGGTGAGCATCGATTCCAGTCGGCTGTCGGAAACGAGTATTGGATCATCAGA TAGTGGAATTTCCAAGAGCCAAAACAGTCGACCAACAACCACCAGCTCCGGAGGATTCAAATCCACCTTCACCAACTTCGCTACAAACTTCAATACTGCCAACTTAACCAG TGACTTTTTCGAGTTCGATCGGTTGAGTCTGTCCAGTGTCAAGCTGGGTTCCAACTCCGGCAAGCTGATCACCAACATTTCCAACAAgtttggcagcaaaattcgaca AACATCCCTTGGAAGTTCACCGGCATCGAAGAGTAAGAAGGACAAAACGTTGACCAAACGACGATCCAGTCGAAAG ATGGATCGTGACTCACTGACGCTTCCGGTGTCGAACAGTTTGTTCTACACTTCACCAATCACGGTTGCGAGTGAAATCGGTAGCAGCTGTAGCGATCGTGACAGCGCCATTCTACAGAGTGGACCCTCCAGCATCAGTACACCGGCCTGTTCAACTCCGACCGGTAGTCTGAGCGGCTTCGGCTCGTTACCAGTGGTGGAGCTAACCGAGGAG